Within Caulobacter segnis, the genomic segment CCTATGGCTGGGCCTGGGGTCTATGGCGCTGCTGGCGCTGTTCGGGCCGCTGTTCCTGCACAGCATGGGCCTGAAGGACGGCCTGGCCGACGGCGCGACCCTGCCGCTGATCGTCTTCTCGCTGTCGCTGCCGATCTATTCGGTGTCGGTGGCGCTGACCTTCTGGCTGGAGGGCCTGGGCCGGCCGGGGCCTGGCGCGGTGTTCATGTGGCTGGCCAACATCGTCAACCTGGGCGCCAACCTGCTGTTCGTGCCGGGGACCTTCGGCCTGCCGGCGATGGGAGCGACGGGCGGCGCCTGGTCGACCTTCGTGGCGCGGCTGGCCCTGGCGGCGGCCTTGGCCGTCTACGTGGCCAGGATGAAGGAGGCGCGTGAGCTGGGCGTCTTCGACAAGCCGGCCCGCGACCGACCGGCCGAGGCCGAGCAGCGCAAGATCGGCTATGGGGCCGGCGCGTCGAACTTCTTCGAGGTCTCGGCCTTCGCCGGCATGAACCTGATCTGCGGCTGGATCGGCGGGTTGGCCGTGGCCGCCTACGCGGTGGTGCTGAACGTCTCGGCGATCGTCTTCATGGTCCCCCTGGGCGTGGCGACGGCGACCGCCGTGCTGGTGGGCCGAGCCTATGGCGCGCGCGACCCCGAGGGCATGAAGCGGGCCGGCTGGATCGCCTTCGCCGTGATCGCGGTGGTCGGGACGCTGTTTGGCCTGCTGCTCTATCCGACCAAGCATTGGGTGGCCCTGGCCTACACCACCGACCCGGCGGCCCTGACCCTGATCCTGCCGGCCATGGCGCTGAGTTGCCTGTTCTTCGCGCCAGACGCGGTGCAGGTCGTGGCGGCCCAGGCGCTGCGGGCGCGGGGCGAGGTGTGGATCCCGACGATCACCCACCTGATCAGCTACGCCCTGGTGATGGGGCCGCTGGCCTGGTGGCTGGCCATCCCGCGCGGCATGGGCCTGAACGGGGTGCTGGTGTCGATTATCGTCACCAGCTTTCTGGCGGCGGCGTTCCTGCTGACGCGATTCCGGATGCTGGACTGGCGGGACCGGAGGAACGCTCGGTAGCGCCGTCCCCGACGGCGGATCTACGCCCCCAGGATCCAGCCTTCCTCGGTCTCGGCCGCGGCCAGGGCGTCGTCGGCCAGCCCCTTCGGCGCGGCGAAGATCGCGCCCAGCTTGCCGGCCTCGTCCAGCTTGGCGAAGTGTTCGGCCAGGCCGCGCACCTGGGCCAGGTCCTTGACCTCGCTCGCCGCCGGAACGGCCTTGATCAGCGACGGATAGACCTCGGCCACCACCACGGCGACGCCGTCGAGGTCGGCGTCGGTGAGGGCCTTGAAGCCGGTCTCGAACGGCCAAACGCGAACAGCCTCGCCGCGCGCGTCTTTCAGGCGGCGCACGGCCGGGATGCCGACGATCGCCTGACCGCCGACCGAGCCGTTGTAATAGAGCTTCCAGATCGAGTGCGCGCCTTTCGCGGCCTCGTCGGCATGGCGAAACTCCGGCAGATCGTCGGGACCGTGCTCGCGCGGGCGCTTGGGCTGCAGCGTGGTCAGGGCGTCCTTCGGCGGGCAGCCCCAGAACGGGAAGGGGCCGCCGGTCAGGCGGCGGTTGATCTCCGACCCGACGCCGAAGCGGTTGTTGGTGTTGTCGGCCTTGTCCTTGACCATCTTGGCCAGCTGGTCCCAGACCGCGCGCCAGCGGGTGTCTCCCGGCAGGGCAAGCGCCTGCGAGAGCCCACGCGGGAAGCCCAGCGGGAAGTCGAAGCCGACAAGGGCCCGCTCACCGCGCTTCTTCAGGTCGTCGAGGATGGCCGCCAGCCGGGTCTCGGCCTCGGTGCGGGTGGCCGGATTGTAGCTCTCGAACGTCAAGCGAAAGCGCACGTCGCGCTTGAGGACGCCGATCCAGATGGAATCCGCGCCCGTCGTCGGCTTGGCGGCCGCGCTCCAGTCGACGATCACATAGGCGCTGAACAGACGCGACACGGCCCGCGGCTCCGTGAGGGAAGGAAGCCGCGCTTCTACCCCGTCGACAGCCTCAAGGCGAGCCTAGGAAAGCGCTTGACGCCCGATATCAGGCGGCGTCGCGCACTTCCTTGGCCGGGCCGATCGGGCGGCCTTCGCGGGCGAACCAGCGGATCGGCGGCTCGCAGGCCGGGCCCAGGGCCGCGCGGACGATGGCGGGCGGGCGGCGCTCTTCCGGGGTCATGAACAGGCCGTTGGTCTTCAGCTTCAGGCCGGCGACCTTGTGGGCGCCCAGCATGGTCAGCGGCACGGCCAAAACGAGGCCCATCAGGATGGGGGCGGTCGAGGTGAACAGGTCCGGCGTGAACCAGAAGACGCCGCCCAGCACCAGGCCCGTGGCGCTGATCCAGCCCATGGCGGCGCAGGCCTCCTTGAAGGCGACCTTGTCGGCGTCGCGGCGCTGGGTGGCCCAGCCGCCGACCTTGCCGGCCAGGATCTCGACGATGGCGCGGGTCTGGGTGAACATCAGCATCGGGGCGACCAGGGCCGAGAACAGCATCTCGACGGCCAGGCCGGCGGCCACGCGGCGCTTGCCGCCGAAGCCCTTGATCTCGCTCTTGCGCGACAGGACCAGGATCGAGCCCAGGATCTTGGGGCCGAACAGCAGCACGAAGGTGATGATCATGGCCCAGGCGGTGGCCTGGATCTCGCGCCAGTCGATCAGCGCGTGGGCGGCGGCCTGCAGGTCGGCCATGGTGAAGGCCGCCTTCTTCAGCTCGGGCATCAGGGCGCGCGAGGTGATGCCGGCGCTCAGGGCGATGAACCACAGCGGCGACAGGGCATAGCTCAGCACGCCGATCACCAGGTGCAGGCGGCTCATCCAGTGCAGGCCGGGCAGGGTGACCAGCGGCACGTGCTGGACGTTGCCCCGGCACCAGCGGCGGTCACGGGTGGCGAAGTCCAGCAGGTTCGAGGGGCTCTCCTCGTACGAGCCTTCCAGATAGGGCGCCAGGTGGACGCTCCAGCCGCCGCGGCGCAGCAGGGCGCTTTCCAGGGCGTCGTGGCTCATGACCTCGCCGCCGAACGGCTTGGGGCCAGCCAGGTGCGGCAGGCCGCAGGTCTCGGCGAAGGCGCGGGT encodes:
- a CDS encoding MATE family efflux transporter, which translates into the protein MPRDAAGTAFPPEQPRGPILSDLIDLLRLAGPVVLSRLGIMVMGLTDAIVVGHFSARQLGFHAMAWAPSSIFITMNVGLLVGVQVMTARAIGAGKRHETGAVLRRGLSYGLWLGLGSMALLALFGPLFLHSMGLKDGLADGATLPLIVFSLSLPIYSVSVALTFWLEGLGRPGPGAVFMWLANIVNLGANLLFVPGTFGLPAMGATGGAWSTFVARLALAAALAVYVARMKEARELGVFDKPARDRPAEAEQRKIGYGAGASNFFEVSAFAGMNLICGWIGGLAVAAYAVVLNVSAIVFMVPLGVATATAVLVGRAYGARDPEGMKRAGWIAFAVIAVVGTLFGLLLYPTKHWVALAYTTDPAALTLILPAMALSCLFFAPDAVQVVAAQALRARGEVWIPTITHLISYALVMGPLAWWLAIPRGMGLNGVLVSIIVTSFLAAAFLLTRFRMLDWRDRRNAR
- a CDS encoding cobalamin biosynthesis protein CbiG; amino-acid sequence: MSRLFSAYVIVDWSAAAKPTTGADSIWIGVLKRDVRFRLTFESYNPATRTEAETRLAAILDDLKKRGERALVGFDFPLGFPRGLSQALALPGDTRWRAVWDQLAKMVKDKADNTNNRFGVGSEINRRLTGGPFPFWGCPPKDALTTLQPKRPREHGPDDLPEFRHADEAAKGAHSIWKLYYNGSVGGQAIVGIPAVRRLKDARGEAVRVWPFETGFKALTDADLDGVAVVVAEVYPSLIKAVPAASEVKDLAQVRGLAEHFAKLDEAGKLGAIFAAPKGLADDALAAAETEEGWILGA
- the mdoH gene encoding glucans biosynthesis glucosyltransferase MdoH, encoding MSDRSALFDVRSSTSVTLDQVVRRETVEIPAEAPLAMPVQPLGFWQGGSRRAAAVVADMTFRRWVVALATIVMGFAGWKATFDTVALGGVTHLEGVVLTLLAPLFLALSLWFCTAVAGFVILLGKPKDPLGIDGEAPMPKLHTRTAILMPVHNEDAAGVFARLRAMDASIAETGMSRHFDIFVLSDTRDAQVALAEQACFARFRREAHSNVFYRVRKENTGRKAGNVADWVRRWGSAYEHMLVLDADSLMTGEAMVRLADAMERHPGAGLIQTMPMIINAQTIFARTLQFATRLYGRVAWTGLAWWSGSESSFWGHNAIVRTRAFAETCGLPHLAGPKPFGGEVMSHDALESALLRRGGWSVHLAPYLEGSYEESPSNLLDFATRDRRWCRGNVQHVPLVTLPGLHWMSRLHLVIGVLSYALSPLWFIALSAGITSRALMPELKKAAFTMADLQAAAHALIDWREIQATAWAMIITFVLLFGPKILGSILVLSRKSEIKGFGGKRRVAAGLAVEMLFSALVAPMLMFTQTRAIVEILAGKVGGWATQRRDADKVAFKEACAAMGWISATGLVLGGVFWFTPDLFTSTAPILMGLVLAVPLTMLGAHKVAGLKLKTNGLFMTPEERRPPAIVRAALGPACEPPIRWFAREGRPIGPAKEVRDAA